A DNA window from Acidimicrobiales bacterium contains the following coding sequences:
- a CDS encoding cytochrome P450, with product MTDVQEPGLEPIDDWATQFDHTRPEYAAHAPEIWSDLRQRCPIAHSDAFGGTYLPTRHEDVKAIAHDTHNYTSQGVIVSPFKPDVPRPMGYAPPITSDPPFHAEARRLLLPPFGPKKIAQLEPFTREFCNHLIDEMVADGADVVDAATQYAQHIPVRIIAHMLGLPPEDGDLFRGFIHRIVETPGAEEAIDPQDTLDAYLTRKIIEHRENPKTGDDADLIDFLVAARMAGQPLADEHIFGTIALLLIAGIDTTWSAIGASLWHLAQHPQDRRRFIEDPDVRPFAVEEFLRLYAPVTMARLVAEDHELSGCPMEEGQWLLLPFPAANRDPEMFENPDEFVIDRVENRHAAFGLGIHRCLGSNLARLELSVAIETWLERIPEFELADPEGVRWSTGQIRGPRLLPVRIG from the coding sequence ATGACCGACGTTCAGGAGCCGGGCCTGGAGCCGATCGACGACTGGGCGACCCAGTTCGATCACACACGACCCGAGTACGCAGCCCACGCCCCCGAGATCTGGTCCGACCTGCGCCAGCGCTGCCCGATTGCGCATTCGGATGCCTTCGGCGGCACGTACCTGCCGACTCGCCATGAAGACGTGAAGGCGATTGCCCACGACACCCACAACTACACGTCGCAGGGCGTCATCGTGTCGCCGTTCAAGCCCGATGTGCCGCGGCCCATGGGTTACGCCCCACCGATCACGTCCGACCCGCCCTTCCACGCCGAAGCAAGACGTTTGTTGCTGCCTCCGTTCGGCCCCAAGAAGATCGCCCAGCTGGAACCGTTCACCCGCGAGTTCTGCAACCATCTGATCGACGAGATGGTGGCCGACGGCGCCGATGTGGTCGATGCTGCCACCCAATACGCGCAGCACATCCCGGTGAGGATCATCGCCCACATGCTCGGTTTGCCGCCCGAGGACGGCGACTTGTTCCGTGGCTTCATCCATCGCATCGTCGAGACCCCGGGCGCCGAGGAGGCGATCGATCCGCAGGACACCCTCGATGCCTATCTGACCCGCAAGATCATCGAGCATCGCGAAAACCCCAAGACCGGTGACGACGCCGACCTGATCGACTTCCTGGTGGCTGCACGAATGGCCGGCCAGCCATTGGCCGACGAGCACATCTTCGGCACCATCGCCCTGCTGCTGATCGCCGGCATCGACACCACTTGGTCGGCCATCGGCGCTTCGCTGTGGCATCTGGCTCAGCATCCACAGGATCGGCGACGTTTCATCGAAGACCCCGACGTTCGACCCTTTGCCGTCGAGGAGTTTCTGCGGCTGTACGCACCGGTCACCATGGCCCGTCTCGTCGCCGAGGACCACGAGCTGTCGGGATGCCCCATGGAGGAAGGTCAGTGGCTGCTGCTGCCGTTCCCGGCCGCCAACCGCGATCCTGAGATGTTCGAGAACCCCGACGAATTCGTCATCGACAGGGTCGAGAACCGGCATGCGGCCTTTGGCCTGGGCATCCATCGTTGCCTGGGGTCCAACCTCGCCCGCCTCGAGCTCTCGGTTGCCATCGAGACCTGGCTCGAACGCATTCCCGAATTCGAGCTGGCGGACCCAGAGGGCGTTCGCTGGTCGACGGGCCAGATCCGCGGCCCTCGGCTGCTTCCGGTGCGAATCGGCTGA
- a CDS encoding FABP family protein, translating into MNADLHPDIAFLAPILGTWKGAGRGDYPTIDGFDYLEEITFSTVGKPFVAYTQRTRSAATGLPMHAETGYLRPCGGDGVEFVVVQPTGVVEIHEGSFVDGRLSLATVQVASTATAKPVEAVARTMHFSENECRYTLDMAAVGQPMGFHLEASLERVAA; encoded by the coding sequence ATGAACGCCGACCTGCATCCCGATATCGCATTCTTGGCCCCCATTCTCGGCACCTGGAAGGGGGCGGGTAGGGGTGACTATCCGACCATCGATGGGTTCGACTATCTCGAGGAGATCACCTTCTCGACGGTCGGCAAGCCCTTCGTGGCCTACACGCAGCGAACTCGCAGCGCGGCAACGGGTTTGCCGATGCACGCCGAGACTGGCTATCTACGGCCTTGTGGCGGAGATGGGGTGGAGTTTGTCGTGGTGCAACCGACGGGTGTGGTCGAGATCCACGAAGGTTCTTTCGTCGATGGGCGCCTGAGCCTGGCGACGGTGCAGGTGGCTTCCACCGCCACCGCCAAGCCGGTGGAGGCGGTTGCGCGAACCATGCACTTTTCGGAAAACGAGTGCCGCTACACCCTCGATATGGCTGCCGTTGGGCAGCCGATGGGGTTCCACCTGGAAGCATCTCTGGAGCGGGTTGCGGCCTGA